Proteins from a genomic interval of Conexivisphaerales archaeon:
- a CDS encoding thiolase domain-containing protein, with the protein MVGKKRVAVIGAGMTLFRRRMLETGRELAFEASRMALDSAGMEIKDIQSVVMGTAPDAFDGVHMKGEYLMDGAGGNGKPYTRVYVGGGTGVFAPIAGWWHVASGAFDTCLVVAEEKMSPLHPHPQYAFWSIFDHTLERPLGTTLLWIFALEMRRYMHVHNVKEEDIALVSVKNKRNALDHPAAQLAANITVEDVMKSEPMVWPVKRLDVSPPSDGAAAVVLASEDVAKKYTDNPVWIDGVGWNVDTQYWTNRDLYFPEYLREAALMAYKMAKIENPRKQIDFAEVYDPFDYKELHHMEGLMLADKGQAPKLTKEGVTQRDGDLPICPSGGLLGVGNPIAAAGLMKVCEVFWQLRGEAGKRQVKKEVNTGLAQAWGDLMQVGTVIIMRR; encoded by the coding sequence ATGGTTGGCAAGAAAAGGGTTGCAGTAATTGGAGCAGGGATGACTCTGTTCAGGAGAAGAATGCTGGAAACAGGCAGAGAGCTTGCTTTTGAGGCAAGCAGGATGGCACTTGACTCAGCAGGAATGGAGATCAAGGACATACAGTCTGTCGTCATGGGAACTGCGCCTGATGCGTTTGATGGAGTTCACATGAAGGGGGAGTATCTCATGGATGGGGCTGGTGGTAATGGCAAGCCATACACAAGGGTCTATGTAGGCGGGGGAACTGGGGTCTTTGCGCCGATAGCTGGGTGGTGGCATGTTGCATCAGGAGCTTTTGATACATGCCTTGTTGTTGCTGAGGAGAAGATGTCCCCTCTGCATCCCCATCCCCAGTACGCCTTCTGGAGCATCTTCGACCATACTCTGGAGAGACCTCTGGGCACAACCCTGCTCTGGATATTCGCGCTTGAGATGAGAAGATACATGCATGTTCACAACGTAAAGGAAGAGGATATAGCTCTTGTTTCAGTCAAGAACAAGAGAAATGCGCTAGACCACCCTGCTGCACAGCTTGCAGCCAATATCACCGTTGAAGATGTGATGAAGAGTGAGCCTATGGTCTGGCCTGTTAAGAGGCTGGATGTTTCGCCCCCGTCTGATGGGGCTGCTGCTGTAGTTCTGGCTTCTGAAGATGTTGCGAAGAAATACACAGACAACCCCGTATGGATAGACGGGGTAGGCTGGAACGTTGATACTCAGTACTGGACGAACAGGGACCTTTACTTCCCTGAGTATCTGAGGGAAGCAGCTTTAATGGCTTACAAGATGGCAAAGATAGAGAACCCCAGAAAGCAGATAGATTTTGCCGAAGTATATGACCCCTTCGATTACAAGGAGCTGCACCACATGGAGGGATTGATGCTGGCAGATAAAGGACAGGCGCCGAAACTGACCAAGGAAGGAGTGACACAGAGGGATGGTGACTTGCCAATATGCCCTTCGGGAGGTCTGTTAGGAGTAGGCAATCCAATAGCAGCAGCCGGGCTGATGAAGGTGTGTGAAGTGTTCTGGCAGCTGAGAGGAGAGGCAGGAAAGAGGCAGGTAAAGAAGGAGGTAAATACAGGCCTGGCACAGGCGTGGGGCGATTTAATGCAGGTAGGAACAGTCATCATAATGCGAAGGTAG
- a CDS encoding LAGLIDADG family homing endonuclease: MSESFAKEFAETASFVLQKKNSYKLHRLSKRGTDWYQVKVTSLLLYSFLVRPLSSLKEVVVQAPKGFLRGFFTADGNPSVSINRSHSARRLSVSLCVSNTDAELIRLAWEVAESLGYHPTKITCGFRGGRPYTIKGKTYRAGSDELQFRIESITEVSRFLDEIGFADKEKQEKASLAYELIITYGAKKAAEEWERYYVKIGRKWMKREG, encoded by the coding sequence ATGTCTGAAAGTTTCGCCAAGGAGTTCGCAGAGACTGCTAGCTTCGTACTTCAGAAGAAGAACTCCTATAAATTGCACAGGCTATCAAAGAGAGGTACTGATTGGTATCAGGTAAAGGTGACAAGCCTGCTGCTGTATTCGTTCCTCGTAAGACCGTTGTCTAGCTTAAAGGAGGTTGTTGTCCAAGCCCCAAAAGGATTTCTGAGAGGCTTCTTTACTGCCGACGGCAATCCCAGCGTGTCGATTAACAGATCGCATTCAGCGAGAAGATTATCGGTATCCCTTTGTGTGTCAAACACAGATGCTGAACTAATTCGGTTGGCATGGGAAGTTGCTGAATCTCTCGGATACCATCCAACAAAGATCACGTGTGGCTTCAGAGGTGGTAGGCCGTACACGATAAAGGGGAAGACCTACAGGGCTGGATCTGATGAACTACAATTCAGAATTGAATCCATAACAGAGGTTTCAAGATTCTTAGATGAGATAGGCTTCGCTGATAAAGAAAAGCAGGAAAAAGCATCATTAGCGTACGAACTTATAATAACATACGGAGCCAAGAAGGCCGCAGAAGAATGGGAAAGATACTATGTGAAAATTGGTAGAAAATGGATGAAAAGAGAAGGGTGA
- a CDS encoding MBL fold metallo-hydrolase, whose protein sequence is MQHVIQLLVGDMQNFSYIVHDGKTGVVIDASFGGEVILRKTKELNLELKAILSTHRHFDHNVDNSLLKSRLSSIPILAHKASPIEKDRAFDEGDELQFNGIKLTVLHTPGHTPDSVCFLTDDCIFTGDTLFVGTCGRADLPESDPKQLFASLKRIKQLDPSLTIYPGHDYGNTPTSTIGREAMTNPALIPNTEEEFLSFIL, encoded by the coding sequence ATGCAACACGTTATCCAACTACTGGTAGGTGATATGCAAAATTTTTCCTACATAGTTCATGATGGAAAAACAGGCGTAGTGATAGACGCTTCATTTGGAGGTGAAGTAATACTTCGCAAGACAAAGGAGTTGAATCTAGAGCTGAAGGCTATATTGTCAACCCACAGGCATTTTGACCATAACGTTGACAACAGCTTGCTGAAGTCAAGACTATCATCAATACCAATTTTGGCCCACAAGGCATCTCCGATCGAAAAAGACAGAGCATTTGACGAAGGCGATGAACTTCAGTTCAATGGCATAAAGCTGACTGTCCTGCATACTCCGGGCCATACCCCTGACTCGGTCTGCTTTCTGACTGATGATTGCATCTTTACAGGTGATACACTTTTTGTAGGAACATGCGGGAGAGCCGACTTGCCGGAAAGCGACCCGAAGCAGCTATTCGCCAGCCTAAAGAGGATAAAGCAGCTAGACCCTTCACTGACAATCTACCCAGGTCATGACTACGGTAATACGCCGACATCAACCATAGGAAGAGAAGCAATGACAAACCCAGCTCTAATACCTAACACGGAGGAAGAGTTTCTATCCTTTATCTTGTAG
- a CDS encoding nucleotide sugar dehydrogenase, translated as MRLKIAVLGAGRVGTTIAAALLRAGFEVTVADTNANRIDAIKKGVKIFRDEPMVNEVLVESIGNTLTATADAAEAVSQSRVVIIAVPVGLNAGEADFTYLLQAARDIARSLNKQSLVILETSVPPGTTRNVLKREIESISKLKAGEDFMLSYSPERISEGRALADLEENYPKIVSGIDNKSLDEVSALYSKVARKGIIRMSSLEAAEAAKLFEGVYRDTNIALANELASFCEKIGLDYWEIMNAANSQPYSHLHKPGAGVGGACIPVYPVFVTRLAEKEGESLQLVKTARKINESQPLKIAKEAANLSGLKDGDKVAVLGLSFRGDVADDRLSPAYTIASYFAKRKAKVVVQDPLAEPSLNSENFLFTRSVEEALKNAKLVVIATDHSQYKELGIAGLRRMNPDAFVYDARAVFRNRAQSDARTHIIGIGKGKQT; from the coding sequence ATGCGGTTGAAGATTGCAGTATTGGGTGCTGGAAGGGTAGGAACAACCATAGCAGCAGCATTACTAAGGGCTGGGTTCGAAGTGACAGTTGCTGACACCAATGCCAACAGGATCGATGCGATAAAGAAGGGGGTGAAGATCTTCAGGGATGAACCAATGGTTAATGAAGTGCTTGTAGAATCTATCGGCAATACTCTAACTGCAACAGCAGATGCTGCAGAAGCTGTCTCTCAATCAAGGGTTGTCATTATTGCTGTGCCTGTAGGGCTAAATGCTGGTGAAGCAGATTTCACTTATCTGCTTCAAGCTGCGAGAGATATAGCTCGTTCATTGAACAAGCAGAGTCTGGTCATACTTGAAACAAGTGTTCCTCCAGGTACTACTCGCAACGTATTGAAAAGAGAGATTGAATCAATCTCCAAGCTCAAAGCTGGAGAAGACTTCATGTTAAGCTACAGCCCGGAAAGAATTTCAGAGGGCAGAGCTCTTGCAGACCTCGAAGAGAATTACCCAAAGATAGTTTCCGGAATTGACAACAAGTCCCTCGATGAAGTCTCTGCGCTCTATTCGAAAGTTGCAAGAAAAGGTATCATAAGGATGAGCTCTCTAGAAGCAGCTGAAGCCGCAAAACTGTTCGAAGGAGTTTACAGAGATACCAACATAGCACTTGCTAACGAGCTTGCTTCGTTTTGTGAAAAGATAGGATTGGATTACTGGGAGATAATGAACGCAGCAAATTCACAGCCTTATTCCCATCTACACAAGCCCGGAGCTGGAGTAGGTGGTGCATGCATTCCTGTCTATCCAGTATTTGTTACCAGATTGGCAGAAAAAGAAGGTGAGAGCCTGCAGCTTGTCAAGACTGCCAGAAAGATAAACGAAAGCCAGCCTCTCAAGATAGCTAAGGAGGCTGCAAATCTTTCCGGATTGAAAGATGGCGATAAAGTTGCCGTCTTGGGCCTCTCTTTCAGGGGTGACGTAGCTGATGACAGGCTTTCACCAGCCTACACAATAGCTTCATACTTTGCAAAAAGAAAGGCCAAAGTTGTGGTCCAGGACCCGTTAGCTGAACCAAGCCTGAATTCTGAGAATTTCTTGTTTACAAGGTCTGTCGAAGAGGCACTGAAAAATGCCAAACTTGTAGTAATAGCTACTGACCACAGCCAGTACAAAGAACTGGGGATTGCAGGATTGAGGAGGATGAATCCTGATGCTTTTGTCTACGATGCCAGAGCTGTATTCAGAAACAGAGCCCAGTCAGATGCAAGGACTCACATAATAGGTATAGGGAAAGGCAAACAGACATAA
- a CDS encoding ABC transporter substrate-binding protein — MSPKKQILLGVFLAVAAYSILFGAITPAVSTAYAANQPIFSMTLLAPTSNPVRRQYASIIATSFQSVGINAQVVYVTFSELIPRLFFTSASNCSQAGADFNHGGYDVGFIGWGSTSVVPDGWLFQYLGTCDNMAPIGNNYYLYNNTQVNQLIQQAESTTNLTQARQDIWQVQAIVQNDSPNDVIYYTNWIIARAPNIQDYGGNNTWNEVTFPDVQHYSGVTTVNFAEAGNVFPQGNLNPLPVSSSNSFYALFMYSPTLAGLQEIDTRTLTYYKALATSITSTPDGKNWTITFRPNNFQDGVPVTADDFVFTYESLFNPYSGYVGQSSMLIQLGNVGHFTFSSPSVANFVFSHLNGTNPVTPDSGISLSGSTITIDQSAGAPATNWYVTATGTNTFTLRVPQPYAFMNETWTAIAPLPMHYLGYFAPASWSQLPYSTASGPDTYPNGTVVTAVDPGGAWNGKPISGPFSNGPYIFTGFDATTNTGHLVQYNNYWNASGLRAIGQFTVQTYNVVWINGADAAIAAFKTGTVNQLDTNYALAPYVNQLKSIGANVIQGPELGFQEMGVNMRDPIWGTGTATPVGQSNPAMAAQAARDIRRAFSYLIPRQNIINSLLVGAGTPGASDWAPPYGQWVNPSVVPDPYDPAKAAQLLTAAGYTPTAYTPPSTIPPTTVPLPPALVWGPPTPITITGNLTDPTTHLPISAANVTLQYSTDNSTWNTAFTFVTGAEGFYNVSWTPQLPGLYYLRLTHVPTRSTVSYLPSQTSGLVNLTKYVSNALQGYATSSQVAGVQQSVNTLSGTIQQLNSQISSLQSSLNTATYVSYGSIVVAILAILVAIFVAARKK; from the coding sequence ATGTCACCTAAAAAGCAGATTCTACTAGGTGTATTTCTAGCGGTAGCGGCTTATTCAATCCTCTTTGGTGCAATCACACCAGCGGTTTCGACAGCATATGCAGCCAACCAGCCCATATTCAGCATGACTTTGCTCGCTCCTACAAGCAACCCTGTAAGGAGGCAGTACGCTTCGATCATAGCGACATCATTCCAGAGCGTAGGTATCAATGCTCAGGTGGTCTATGTCACCTTCTCTGAATTGATACCGAGACTGTTCTTTACAAGTGCGTCAAACTGCTCCCAGGCCGGAGCTGACTTTAACCACGGAGGTTATGATGTAGGGTTCATAGGCTGGGGATCAACGAGCGTTGTACCTGATGGCTGGTTGTTCCAGTATCTGGGTACATGTGATAACATGGCTCCGATAGGGAACAACTACTATCTTTACAACAACACTCAGGTTAACCAGCTGATTCAGCAGGCAGAGAGTACAACAAACCTAACTCAAGCCAGACAAGACATATGGCAAGTACAGGCAATTGTACAGAATGACTCACCAAACGATGTCATCTACTATACCAACTGGATAATCGCAAGAGCACCTAACATACAGGACTACGGAGGAAACAACACATGGAACGAGGTCACTTTCCCCGATGTTCAGCACTACTCTGGAGTAACTACAGTCAACTTTGCTGAAGCCGGTAACGTATTCCCGCAAGGAAACCTTAATCCATTACCTGTTAGCTCAAGCAACTCCTTCTATGCTCTTTTCATGTATTCACCCACATTGGCAGGACTGCAAGAAATTGACACAAGAACCCTGACATACTACAAGGCGCTAGCAACATCAATCACTTCCACACCTGATGGAAAGAACTGGACGATAACGTTCAGACCAAACAACTTCCAGGACGGGGTTCCTGTAACTGCTGATGACTTTGTATTCACATATGAATCTCTGTTCAACCCGTACTCAGGTTATGTAGGACAGAGCAGCATGCTCATCCAGCTGGGCAACGTCGGACACTTTACATTCTCAAGCCCGTCTGTTGCCAACTTTGTATTCAGTCACCTGAACGGAACAAACCCGGTAACACCTGATTCCGGAATCAGCCTTAGCGGTAGCACAATAACCATCGACCAGTCTGCTGGTGCACCAGCCACGAACTGGTATGTCACTGCAACTGGCACCAATACATTCACCCTTCGTGTTCCACAGCCATATGCATTTATGAATGAGACGTGGACTGCAATTGCTCCTCTACCTATGCACTACCTTGGTTACTTTGCTCCTGCAAGCTGGAGCCAACTTCCATATTCAACAGCGTCAGGTCCTGACACCTATCCGAACGGAACAGTCGTAACAGCTGTTGATCCAGGAGGTGCATGGAATGGTAAGCCAATATCAGGTCCGTTCAGCAATGGGCCATACATCTTCACAGGCTTTGATGCAACAACCAACACTGGACACCTTGTTCAGTACAACAACTACTGGAATGCCTCTGGCCTAAGAGCCATAGGACAGTTTACTGTACAGACATACAACGTGGTATGGATAAACGGCGCTGATGCAGCAATAGCAGCATTCAAGACTGGAACAGTAAACCAGCTCGACACCAACTATGCCCTCGCTCCATACGTTAACCAGCTAAAGTCTATCGGTGCAAACGTCATACAAGGACCTGAACTGGGCTTCCAAGAAATGGGAGTAAACATGAGAGACCCGATATGGGGTACAGGCACAGCCACCCCTGTTGGTCAATCTAACCCAGCAATGGCAGCGCAGGCAGCAAGGGACATCAGGAGAGCCTTCAGCTACCTCATACCAAGGCAGAACATAATCAACAGTCTTCTGGTCGGTGCAGGTACACCTGGAGCGAGCGACTGGGCTCCTCCGTATGGTCAATGGGTCAACCCGAGTGTAGTTCCAGACCCGTATGACCCTGCCAAGGCAGCTCAGCTGCTAACTGCTGCAGGCTACACACCAACAGCCTATACGCCACCCTCCACAATACCTCCTACGACTGTCCCATTGCCTCCAGCTTTAGTTTGGGGACCACCAACGCCGATCACAATAACCGGTAATCTAACTGACCCAACTACTCACCTGCCGATTTCAGCTGCAAACGTCACACTTCAGTACAGCACAGACAACTCAACCTGGAATACAGCGTTCACCTTTGTAACCGGGGCAGAAGGGTTCTACAATGTTTCGTGGACTCCTCAGCTACCTGGTCTCTACTACCTGAGGCTGACTCACGTGCCTACGAGAAGCACTGTTAGCTATCTACCATCTCAAACAAGCGGGCTCGTGAATCTGACGAAGTACGTATCAAACGCTCTGCAGGGATACGCTACTTCTTCACAGGTAGCAGGAGTGCAGCAGAGCGTCAACACACTGTCAGGGACAATACAGCAGCTCAACAGCCAGATAAGCAGCCTGCAATCATCGCTTAACACAGCAACTTACGTTTCCTACGGTTCAATCGTCGTGGCAATACTAGCTATACTCGTAGCAATATTCGTGGCCGCTCGCAAGAAATAA
- a CDS encoding dipeptide ABC transporter ATP-binding protein: MSETVLEVKDLVKYFEVYQRGIVRRRKVGDVHAVDHVSFSVGKGETLAIVGESGCGKTTTAKVILNLETPTSGQVFFKGIDVYKTFSNGSTEEKLKLRRSMQLVFQNPYSSLDPRMTVYDILEEPFIIHKHIPREQWKDKVYEALDLVTMEPYHAERYPHEFSGGQRQRIAIARALVLDPELIIADEPVSSLDVSIRAQILNLLMDLQKKKGISYIYISHDLSSVRQISHRVAVMYLGEIVELGQTDDLYERPLHPYTQALLSAVPIPDPNTKSKRIILPGEVPSPINPPPACRFHPRCPYAQEICRTVKPQYEDAGNGHIVACHFWKKFA; the protein is encoded by the coding sequence ATGTCAGAAACAGTTTTAGAAGTCAAAGACTTGGTTAAGTACTTTGAAGTCTACCAGCGAGGCATAGTCAGAAGAAGGAAGGTTGGAGATGTGCATGCTGTTGACCACGTTAGTTTCTCTGTTGGCAAAGGTGAAACTCTTGCAATTGTGGGAGAAAGCGGATGCGGAAAGACGACAACTGCAAAGGTGATTCTGAACCTTGAAACCCCTACTTCAGGCCAAGTGTTCTTTAAGGGCATTGACGTGTACAAAACATTCTCGAACGGAAGCACAGAAGAGAAGCTCAAGCTGCGAAGAAGCATGCAGCTCGTCTTCCAGAATCCATATTCTTCACTTGACCCGAGGATGACTGTCTATGATATACTCGAAGAGCCATTCATCATTCACAAGCATATCCCAAGAGAGCAGTGGAAGGACAAGGTCTATGAGGCACTCGACCTCGTGACGATGGAACCATACCATGCTGAAAGGTATCCTCATGAGTTCAGTGGAGGGCAGAGACAGAGAATAGCTATAGCTAGGGCATTAGTGCTTGACCCGGAGCTGATAATAGCAGATGAGCCAGTTTCTTCCCTTGACGTATCGATAAGAGCTCAGATACTTAACCTGTTGATGGACCTGCAGAAGAAGAAAGGAATATCCTATATCTACATTTCACACGACCTTAGCTCTGTAAGGCAGATAAGTCATAGGGTAGCTGTTATGTACCTCGGCGAAATAGTCGAGCTCGGCCAGACTGATGATTTGTATGAAAGACCTCTGCATCCTTACACTCAAGCCCTATTATCGGCTGTGCCGATTCCAGACCCTAACACAAAGTCGAAGAGGATAATTCTACCTGGAGAAGTACCAAGTCCAATAAACCCTCCACCTGCCTGCAGATTTCATCCGAGATGCCCCTATGCGCAGGAGATATGCAGAACAGTCAAGCCCCAGTATGAGGACGCGGGGAATGGACATATAGTAGCCTGCCATTTCTGGAAGAAGTTTGCCTGA
- a CDS encoding ABC transporter ATP-binding protein, whose translation MTVDNLQTYFFTEAGVVKAVDGITFSVKQGTIHGLVGESGSGKTVAALSVMRIVPRPGKIVGGRVIFDSTDLLSLKDEDMRKVRGNKIGMIFQDPISSLDPLFTVGSQLTEVLMQNKGVSKKEAKEEAIRLLDVVGIPEPEKRFNAYPHELSGGMKQRVAIARALIARPSLLFADEPTTNLDVTIQAQVLELLKDLKKNFDMTVVLITHDMGVIAETTEYVTVIYAGQISESADTRTLFLNPKHPYTESLLKAVPRLDKRRELVAIPGNVPNLIDPPTGCRFHPRCPYAIDICKEKVPALEEAEPGHLVACHRWRELSLKGV comes from the coding sequence TTGACCGTAGATAACCTTCAGACGTATTTCTTTACCGAGGCAGGCGTGGTCAAGGCAGTAGACGGAATAACATTCTCTGTAAAGCAGGGCACGATTCATGGCCTTGTTGGTGAGTCTGGCTCAGGAAAGACGGTTGCAGCTCTATCAGTGATGCGCATAGTGCCCAGACCAGGGAAGATAGTAGGAGGCAGGGTTATCTTTGACAGTACTGACCTGCTTTCGCTCAAAGACGAAGATATGAGAAAGGTAAGGGGCAACAAAATTGGGATGATATTTCAGGACCCGATTTCCAGCCTTGATCCTCTATTTACAGTCGGAAGTCAGCTGACTGAGGTTCTGATGCAGAACAAAGGTGTTTCGAAGAAAGAAGCAAAGGAGGAAGCGATAAGGCTGCTCGATGTGGTAGGGATACCTGAGCCTGAAAAGAGGTTCAACGCCTATCCTCATGAACTGAGCGGCGGAATGAAGCAGAGGGTTGCCATAGCTAGAGCCTTGATTGCCAGACCTTCTCTGCTATTCGCTGACGAACCAACCACAAACCTCGATGTTACTATCCAGGCCCAGGTGCTTGAGCTTCTGAAAGACCTGAAGAAGAATTTTGACATGACAGTCGTGCTTATCACTCATGACATGGGCGTCATAGCTGAAACTACAGAATATGTCACAGTAATATATGCAGGCCAGATATCTGAATCAGCTGATACGAGAACCCTCTTCCTGAATCCAAAGCATCCCTATACAGAATCGCTACTGAAAGCTGTCCCCAGGCTTGACAAAAGAAGGGAGCTCGTTGCGATACCTGGCAACGTGCCTAACCTCATCGACCCGCCAACAGGTTGCAGGTTCCACCCAAGGTGTCCATATGCTATAGATATCTGCAAGGAGAAGGTACCAGCTCTCGAAGAAGCCGAGCCAGGCCACCTTGTTGCCTGCCATAGATGGAGGGAGCTCTCTCTAAAGGGGGTATAG
- a CDS encoding ABC transporter permease has translation MANQVTEAKEEKPKRRSASQWAITWRRFRRNKSAIAGLAIVIAFVLFGTVGTLFAPYPQRSHEALYQGQAGQPPSWKHPFGTEPSGIDVFSDSIWGTTNDLYVAVAATALAIGIGVLIGGVAGYTKGLLSDAVLAITQVFFVIPTLLLILFFAKVFQILVFQGYGLTLIVIVLGIFGWPGITYVVRGQILSVRELEFVQAAKALGASGSRILLRHIIPNVMTPVIVLASLTTAGNILTEVVISYLGFGDANQATWGQLIEEGFASGLSIYWWVALFPGLLTVILVLGFNLLGDGLSDALNPRLRE, from the coding sequence ATGGCAAACCAAGTTACTGAAGCGAAAGAAGAGAAACCGAAAAGACGGTCGGCAAGCCAGTGGGCTATAACCTGGAGAAGGTTCAGGAGAAACAAGTCAGCCATAGCAGGATTGGCAATAGTTATAGCCTTTGTGCTTTTTGGCACTGTAGGCACTTTGTTTGCGCCTTACCCGCAGCGAAGTCATGAAGCGCTCTATCAGGGGCAAGCTGGGCAGCCTCCCAGCTGGAAGCATCCCTTTGGAACGGAGCCCTCTGGCATAGATGTTTTCAGTGATTCCATATGGGGTACAACTAACGACCTTTACGTGGCTGTCGCAGCTACAGCCCTGGCAATAGGCATAGGGGTGCTTATCGGTGGTGTGGCTGGCTACACCAAAGGTCTGTTGAGTGATGCTGTATTAGCAATAACTCAAGTCTTCTTCGTCATACCCACTCTGCTTCTGATTCTTTTCTTCGCAAAGGTCTTTCAGATACTTGTATTCCAGGGCTACGGCCTTACGCTTATAGTTATAGTGCTGGGCATATTTGGCTGGCCCGGGATAACGTATGTGGTCAGGGGTCAGATACTCAGCGTGAGAGAGCTGGAATTTGTCCAGGCAGCAAAGGCGCTTGGTGCTTCTGGCTCAAGAATACTACTTAGACACATCATCCCTAACGTAATGACCCCGGTTATAGTTCTGGCGTCTCTGACTACCGCAGGGAACATCCTCACAGAAGTGGTGATAAGCTACCTTGGATTTGGAGATGCAAACCAAGCAACCTGGGGTCAGCTTATAGAAGAAGGGTTCGCATCAGGCCTGAGCATCTACTGGTGGGTTGCTCTGTTCCCAGGATTGCTGACTGTCATACTTGTCCTGGGGTTCAACCTGTTGGGAGATGGATTGTCTGATGCACTCAATCCAAGATTGAGAGAGTGA
- a CDS encoding ABC transporter permease: MGSLTNYIIRRILFMIPVLIGITMIIYFVGSLAGNPRDIIRLSFRVITPQQLAYLNHYFHLDQPVYVRYFYYLWDLIHGNLGISLTSGRPVIDEIGPWVWTSLYLQFSALALSVLIGIPVGIYSAKKQYSKSDYAITGIAIFGYSMPTFWLATMMIIVFSFRLGWLPAFGASSGYLGYWWGNWFMDRIAHLIIPMTVLAYVEVATFVRLIRGSMLEILRQDYILAGYASGLKERTIIWKHALKNAITPVLTIIALSIATALASAPALETATTWPGLGYYFVQAAQSLDLVTVEGITVIITLLVLITSMILDFLYGYLDPRVRIT; the protein is encoded by the coding sequence ATGGGTAGCCTAACGAATTACATAATAAGGCGCATCCTCTTCATGATACCAGTACTTATCGGCATAACCATGATCATCTATTTTGTAGGGTCTCTGGCAGGGAACCCGAGGGACATTATAAGACTGAGTTTCAGAGTTATAACACCACAACAGCTTGCATATTTGAATCACTACTTCCACCTTGACCAACCTGTATACGTGAGATACTTCTACTATTTGTGGGACCTTATACATGGTAATCTTGGTATTTCCCTCACCTCAGGCCGGCCTGTTATAGACGAAATAGGACCCTGGGTCTGGACATCCCTCTACCTTCAGTTTTCAGCTCTTGCACTTTCTGTGCTGATAGGAATACCTGTCGGTATCTATTCAGCAAAGAAGCAGTATAGCAAGTCAGACTATGCAATAACTGGCATCGCAATATTCGGATACTCGATGCCCACATTCTGGCTTGCCACGATGATGATTATTGTATTCTCTTTCCGTCTCGGCTGGCTTCCTGCTTTTGGTGCCTCAAGCGGATATCTCGGCTACTGGTGGGGGAACTGGTTTATGGACAGGATAGCTCATCTTATAATTCCAATGACAGTTCTTGCCTATGTCGAAGTTGCCACTTTTGTCAGGCTTATAAGAGGTAGCATGCTGGAAATACTCAGGCAGGATTACATACTAGCTGGTTATGCCAGCGGGTTGAAGGAAAGGACAATAATCTGGAAACACGCACTTAAGAATGCAATAACCCCCGTTCTTACGATCATAGCACTTTCAATAGCGACTGCTCTTGCATCAGCTCCAGCGCTTGAAACAGCAACCACGTGGCCAGGACTCGGTTATTACTTCGTTCAGGCTGCACAAAGTCTTGACCTTGTCACGGTTGAAGGAATAACTGTCATAATCACCCTCTTGGTTCTGATAACAAGCATGATTCTCGACTTTCTGTATGGCTACCTTGACCCCAGGGTCAGAATCACCTGA